The Acropora palmata chromosome 10, jaAcrPala1.3, whole genome shotgun sequence genome contains a region encoding:
- the LOC141893845 gene encoding dorsalin-1-like isoform X1, producing the protein MENHLWFIVTIVVYSVANVYTNENLNVDETTVPVAGRGRESLKQIGDIPKFLLQMFLSYAKDDQRTKRYSKLPIPTVHGFLGQASSDDNGTVFSLTDSKLGRNEYIMSAMLRVNVEATTSLPPKTRLALYDQLSDRPIYTADFEGGGVKSVMFPVRTLVQRWIFSERPRQGVYFKLLSDKKRATNMSVQVIDGPGFQTRRNGALLIVKTLPTKLKIFEDMESLISPTALKHNSRNPRAAIRDEGPCSRRPMTVHFRAHLNMKQVIFPRTFESYRCGGSCRFPLDTKVNPTRHAIILAILYSRLGRAGGGKEPCCVPIKLRKITVFARREGHIKIQTFQDMIVEECGCR; encoded by the exons ATGGAAAATCATCTCTGGTTCATTGTCACCATTGTAGTTTATTCTGTTGCAAATGTCTATACAAATGAAAACCTTAACGTGGATGAAACGACTGTACCTGTTGCTGGAAGAGGTCGAGAGAGTCTGAAGCAAATTGGCGACATACCTAAATTTTTGCTTCAAATGTTCCTCTCTTATGCGAAAGACGACCAGAGGACAAAACGATACTCCAAACTGCCAATCCCTACGGTACACGGGTTTTTAGGTCAAG cTTCTTCTGACGACAATGGCACTGTCTTTAGCCTAACTGACTCCAAACTTGGAAGAAACGAATACATCATGTCCGCCATGCTCCGAGTCAACGTTGAAGCAACCACATCTCTGCCACCTAAAACACGCCTTGCTCTCTACGACCAGCTCAGTGATAGGCCCATATACACAGCTGATTTTGAAGGGGGAGGGGTCAAGTCGGTTATGTTTCCTGTTCGGACTTTGGTCCAAAGGTGGATTTTCTCTGAGCGACCTCGCCAGGGCGTATATTTCAAGTTATTATCGGATAAAAAAAGGGCAACAAATATGTCAGTCCAGGTGATTGATGGCCCGGGTTTCCAAACAAGAAGGAACGGAGCACTACTGATTGTCAAGACGCTTCCAACCAAACTGAAAATATTTGAAGACATGGAGTCGCTTATCAG TCCTACAGCCTTGAAACATAACTCCAGGAATCCTCGTGCAGCAATCCGTGACGAAGGTCCCTGCTCGAGACGACCAATGACAGTCCACTTCAGAGCACACCTGAACATGAAACAAGTTATTTTCCCACGCACATTCGAGTCGTACAGATGTGGAGGTTCATGTAGATTCCCACTTGATACCAAG GTGAATCCAACTCGACACGCCATCATATTAGCCATTCTTTATTCCCGTTTAGGCCGAGCTGGCGGTGGAAAAGAGCCATGTTGTGTACCAATTAAATTGCGAAAAATAACAGTGTTTGCTCGTCGAGAAGGACATATCAAAATACAGACATTTCAAGATATGATTGTTGAAGAATGCGGGTGCCGTTGA
- the LOC141893845 gene encoding uncharacterized protein LOC141893845 isoform X2: protein MENHLWFIVTIVVYSVANVYTNENLNVDETTVPVAGRGRESLKQIGDIPKFLLQMFLSYAKDDQRTKRYSKLPIPTVHGFLGQASSDDNGTVFSLTDSKLGRNEYIMSAMLRVNVEATTSLPPKTRLALYDQLSDRPIYTADFEGGGVKSVMFPVRTLVQRWIFSERPRQGVYFKLLSDKKRATNMSVQVIDGPGFQTRRNGALLIVKTLPTKLKIFEDMESLIRFAKSM, encoded by the exons ATGGAAAATCATCTCTGGTTCATTGTCACCATTGTAGTTTATTCTGTTGCAAATGTCTATACAAATGAAAACCTTAACGTGGATGAAACGACTGTACCTGTTGCTGGAAGAGGTCGAGAGAGTCTGAAGCAAATTGGCGACATACCTAAATTTTTGCTTCAAATGTTCCTCTCTTATGCGAAAGACGACCAGAGGACAAAACGATACTCCAAACTGCCAATCCCTACGGTACACGGGTTTTTAGGTCAAG cTTCTTCTGACGACAATGGCACTGTCTTTAGCCTAACTGACTCCAAACTTGGAAGAAACGAATACATCATGTCCGCCATGCTCCGAGTCAACGTTGAAGCAACCACATCTCTGCCACCTAAAACACGCCTTGCTCTCTACGACCAGCTCAGTGATAGGCCCATATACACAGCTGATTTTGAAGGGGGAGGGGTCAAGTCGGTTATGTTTCCTGTTCGGACTTTGGTCCAAAGGTGGATTTTCTCTGAGCGACCTCGCCAGGGCGTATATTTCAAGTTATTATCGGATAAAAAAAGGGCAACAAATATGTCAGTCCAGGTGATTGATGGCCCGGGTTTCCAAACAAGAAGGAACGGAGCACTACTGATTGTCAAGACGCTTCCAACCAAACTGAAAATATTTGAAGACATGGAGTCGCTTATCAG GTTTGCAAAATCTATGTGA
- the LOC141894609 gene encoding cytosolic phospholipase A2-like yields MIFKNEAQTRAAQGQGEELVRCLQASPRSCIALKINVLRARNVTQGWHDWFDTPDPYLKMRIPTSAEIVQRTKCVSNNKNPVWNEKPFVFHIDPVEDNVLELTLWDEDINDDDQIGDPVFLMLKDMQLDKPEQSTLKFGKVSEVDISLEATTLSDHESDLRYSTDLCDEEKQFRDKRREVVYEAMKQVLGERAPQNMNEVPTVAVLGSGGGYRATAGFSAACCALEEIGLMDCVTYMTGLSGSAWGLSLLYSQTSGSTINPNETRRNIRKQLQWGPFWLLTPRRVMHYVKDIIEKWKQGQPVSLTDFYGHCVGESLLGPKKNSVKLSHQKRKVECGCVPMPIYTAINSRRDISADSFAEWVEFTPYEIGMDKYGTFMKTELFGSKFFCGKLVEKFPESPLYYLQGIWGSFYAILLQRVIKEGGKMKEIKDNGDEKKLLEQQFLSDKKDSNTEDGEDDEELGKFGGKSKQRVTNSLMEKLKTAVETDEEKLKIDGKATKSQKAEKKEFRKKLLDYVMEKLPGLQTRSQRAALIHNFLRGLGLNALQVTDGSLPQPYLESDNVRRKQMELIDAGLMFNSPYPPLLRKERSVDLILSFDFSARETDEERPFKNIKLAEEWAKRNGLLFPPIDADEQYERDGMKECYVFKHPTDPACPIVLHFVLINKTYRDYRRPGVPRTTIEQKEAGDFPVFNDPQKRYSTFNLKYSHDIFDKLSGLVEFNTMLNEQLIKDTMAECVQKRRSMQICH; encoded by the exons TCGATACTCCAGATCCATATTTGAAGATGCGGATTCCAACGTCAGCAGAAATAGTCCAAAGAACAAAATGCGTgtccaacaacaaaaacccaGTGTGGAATGAAAAACCTTTTGTATTTCATATTGATCCTGTGGAGGACAACGTGTTAG AGCTTACTCTGTGGGACGAAGATATCAACGATGACGATCAAATTGGTGATCCAGTGTTTTTGATGCTCAAAGATATGCAGCTTGACAAACCTGAGCAAAGTACACTGAAATTTGGAAAG gTTTCAGAGGTTGACATTTCACTGGAGGCAACCACCTT ATCCGACCATGAATCAGACTTGAGATACAGCACAGATCTCTgtgatgaagaaaaacaatttcgaGACAAGAGAAGGGAGGTTGTCTATGAAGCGATGAAGCAAGTGTTGGGGGAACGAGCTCCTCAAAACATGAATGAG GTTCCCACAGTAGCTGTTCTTGGGTCCGGGGGAGGTTACCGAGCCACTGCCGGCTTCAGTGCCGCGTGTTGCGCCCTAGAGGAAATTGGTTTGATGGATTGCGTGACTTATATGACCGGTTTATCCGGTTCGGCGTG GGGCCTTTCCCTTTTGTATTCGCAAACATCCGGCAGCACAATTAATCCTAACGAGACACGGAGGAACATCAGAAAACAGCTGCAATGGGGGCCATTTTGGCTTCTTACCCCGAGGAGAGTGATGCATTATGTGAAAGACATCATAGAGAAATGGAAACAAGGGCAACCTGTTAGTCTGACGGACTTTTATGGCCACTGCGTTGGAGAAAGTCTTCTAGGACCG AAAAAGAATTCCGTCAAACTAAGTCATCAAAAGAGGAAAGTGGAATGTGGATGTGTACCAATGCCAATCTACACCGCCATTAACTCCAGAAGAGATATTTCCGCTgattcttttgcag AATGGGTAGAGTTTACTCCTTATGAGATTGGAATGGATAAATATGGAACTTTCATGAAGACTGAACTGTTTGGGAGCAAATTTTTCTGCGGAAAACTCGTTGAGAAATTTCCGGAATCTCCGCTCTATTATCTCCAAG GAATATGGGGAAGCTTTTACGCCATTTTGTTGCAGAGAGTGATAAAGGAAGgagggaaaatgaaagagataAAAGACAACGGGGatgaaaaaaaactattag AGCAACAGTTCTTGTCAGATAAGAAGGACTCGAACACTGAAGATGGTGAAGACGATGAGGAGTTGGGCAAGTTTGGAGGGAAATCGAAGCAAAGGGTGACAAATTCCCTGATGGAAAAGCTGAAAACTGCCGTTGAGACAGATGAGGAAAAGCTCAAAATCGATGGCAAGGCGACGAAAAGTCAGAAAgcggaaaaaaaagagttcCGAAAGAAGCTCCTGGACTacgtgatggaaaagttacCCGGTCTCCAAACTCGGTCGCAAAGAGCTGCGTTGATTCATAACTTCCTTCGGGGCTTGGGTCTCAATGCACTGCAAG TTACAGATGGTTCCCTTCCACAGCCCTACTTGGAGTCAGACAACGTCAGAAGGAAACAAATGGAGCTTATTGATGCGGGGTTAATGTTCAACTCGCCCTACCCTCCCCTCCTCAGGAAGGAAAGATCCGTTGATCTGATCTTGTCTTTTGACTTCAGCGCTCGCGAAACCGACGAGGAGCGACCTTTCAAG AACATAAAGTTGGCAGAAGAGTGGGCCAAGCGGAATGGTCTTCTTTTCCCGCCGATTGACGCGGATGAACAGTACGAGCGAGATGGAATGAAAGAGTGTTATGTGTTCAAACATCCCACGGACCCAGCCTGTCCCATAGTGCTTCACTTTGTGCTCATTAATAAGACCTACCGAGACTATAGAAGACCAG GAGTTCCTCGAACGACAATTGAGCAAAAAGAGGCTGGTGATTTCCCGGTGTTTAACGATCCCCAAAAGCGTTACAGtacttttaatttaaaatattcacATGATATTTTCGATAAACTCAGTGGTTTGGTGGAGTTTAACACAATGCTCAATGAACAGCTCATTAAAGATACAATGGCTGAGTGCGTACAAAAACGAAGATCAATGCAGATCTGTCACTGA